The following proteins are encoded in a genomic region of Phragmites australis chromosome 9, lpPhrAust1.1, whole genome shotgun sequence:
- the LOC133928060 gene encoding cytosolic sulfotransferase 8-like, protein MAAANQPERRNGSSKPKEEEEEEEEASSMQGRFTLEEGSLVPSIPLVLQQNFWFDPELLKSVQLVRARFVPRPDDTILATFPKCGTTWLKALAFAITSRSRHTFARHPLLTRHPPDVVPFLELPNWQIRPAAELEAIPSPRLLATHMPLSLLPESVTTVGCRLVYVCREPKDAFVSKWHFENKVSKQLFVELGQSFHLFCEGVSFAGPIWDHYLEYWNESKARPGKVLFLKYEEMTANPVKEVKRLADFLGHPFTDEEEGSGVVDQVVRLCSFENLTSLEVNSTGVADRIGGFPMENSTYFRRGNVGDWVNYLSREMAQQLDGIVEEKLKGSGLTL, encoded by the coding sequence ATGGCCGCCGCGAACCAACCTGAGAGGAGGAACGGGAGCAGCAAGccaaaggaggaagaggaggaggaggaggaggcgagctcGATGCAAGGTCGCTTCACGCTAGAAGAAGGCAGCTTGGTGCCCTCCATACCGTTGGTGCTGCAGCAAAACTTCTGGTTCGACCCCGAGCTTCTCAAGAGCGTCCAGCTGGTGCGAGCGCGGTTCGTGCCGCGCCCCGACGACACCATCCTCGCCACCTTCCCCAAGTGCGGCACCACCTGGCTCAAGGCGCTCGCCTTTGCGATCACCAGCCGCTCCCGCCACACGTTTGCTCGCCATCCCCTCCTCACCCGCCACCCTCCGGACGTCGTGCCTTTCCTCGAGCTGCCCAACTGGCAGATCCGGCCCGCCGCTGAACTTGAAGCCATCCCCTCGCCGAGGCTCCTCGCCACCCACATGCCTCTGTCGCTGCTGCCCGAATCGGTGACCACCGTCGGTTGCCGACTCGTCTACGTGTGTCGTGAACCCAAGGATGCGTTCGTGTCCAAGTGGCATTTCGAGAACAAGGTCAGCAAGCAGCTCTTCGTCGAGCTGGGCCAGTCTTTCCACTTGTTCTGCGAGGGGGTCTCCTTTGCTGGACCGATCTGGGATCACTATCTCGAGTATTGGAATGAGAGCAAGGCGAGACCAGGCAAGGTTCTCTTCTTGAAGTACGAGGAGATGACGGCAAATCCTGTGAAAGAAGTGAAGAGGCTTGCTGACTTCCTTGGCCACCCGTTTACCGACGAAGAGGAAGGGAGCGGCGTCGTCGACCAAGTGGTGAGGCTGTGCAGCTTTGAGAATTTGACGAGCCTGGAGGTCAACTCCACTGGAGTTGCCGATCGGATCGGTGGGTTTCCAATGGAGAACTCGACGTATTTCAGGCGTGGAAATGTGGGAGACTGGGTGAACTACCTAAGCCGTGAGATGGCACAGCAGCTGGATGGCATTGTCGAGGAGAAGCTCAAAGGCTCAGGCCTCACCTTATAA
- the LOC133929778 gene encoding uncharacterized protein LOC133929778: MGFVGDTVDSIRSMQIRHVFTQIISLGMIVTSALIIWKGLIVVTGSESPVVVVLSESMEPGFKRGDILFLHMSKDPIRTGEIVVFNVDGREIPIVHRVIKVHERQDTAEVDILTKGDNNFGDDRLLYAQGQLWLQQHHIMGRAVGYLPYVGWVTIIMTEKPIIKYLLIGALGLLVITSKE, encoded by the exons ATGGGGTTCGTAGGCGACACGGTGGACTCGATCCGTTCGATGCAGATCCGCCACGTGTTCACGCAGATTATCAGCCTCG GTATGATTGTTACCTCGGCATTGATCATTTGGAAGGGACTGATTGTTGTGACGGGGAGCGAGTCCCCAGTGGTAGTGGTTCTTTCTGAGAGCATGGAGCCTGGATTCAAAAGG GGTGATATCCTCTTTTTGCACATGAGCAAAGATCCTATCCGTACTGGAGAAATAGTTGTTTTCAATGTTGAT GGCCGTGAAATTCCAATTGTTCATCGTGTGATTAAG GTCCATGAGCGTCAGGACACTGCAGAAGTTGACATCCTCACAAAAG GTGACAATAATTTTGGCGATGACCGACTTTTATATGCACAAGGGCAGCTTTGGCTCCAGCAACATCACATTATGGGGCGTGCTGTAGG CTATCTTCCATATGTCGGGTGGGTTACAATTATCATGACTGAGAAACCAATTATTAAG TACCTGCTGATTGGCGCACTAGGCCTGCTGgtcattacatcaaaagagTAA